In Granulicella arctica, one genomic interval encodes:
- a CDS encoding methyltransferase family protein: MSLEALREGNCWFCEHCGEHWEEVPTEAMMSDAEASSALVNAQSEDDAFDDKRKQLRKRRSKRRTVILVTIAAVAVAAWNVQLPWTPLRWVALTLWTCSQILWTIARWQLGSSFTPMTEARQLVTDGLYSRIQNPIYLFRGVSLASLVIYLDKSWLLLGLLVLVPIQVQRIRAERKTLFTAFRIRYFQYSKKTWF, encoded by the coding sequence ATGAGTCTGGAAGCGTTGCGGGAAGGGAATTGCTGGTTCTGTGAGCACTGTGGAGAGCACTGGGAAGAAGTGCCTACTGAAGCAATGATGTCCGACGCCGAGGCATCCTCAGCGCTGGTGAACGCTCAAAGTGAGGATGATGCTTTCGATGACAAGCGCAAGCAACTAAGAAAGCGACGTTCTAAACGTCGCACCGTCATCCTGGTCACAATTGCGGCAGTCGCTGTAGCGGCTTGGAACGTGCAGTTGCCGTGGACTCCACTACGATGGGTTGCGCTCACACTATGGACCTGCTCGCAAATCCTTTGGACTATAGCGCGCTGGCAACTCGGCTCGAGCTTTACCCCAATGACAGAGGCACGGCAGCTAGTTACCGATGGCCTTTATTCAAGAATACAAAACCCAATTTACTTGTTTCGCGGTGTGAGTCTGGCAAGTCTCGTAATTTATCTTGATAAGTCATGGCTTCTTCTAGGTCTCCTGGTACTTGTTCCAATTCAGGTACAACGCATCCGTGCGGAGCGCAAAACGCTATTTACCGCATTTAGAATTAGGTACTTCCAATACTCGAAAAAAACCTGGTTTTAG
- a CDS encoding VWA domain-containing protein — protein MEHFRPWLRKTLLIASLVQFSFAQAVTPAPEAAGSSPTYLLHQNVEEVLLYCTVLDHQGNLVTDLERSAFKVAEDKASVAITHFDHRDVPVSLALVLDGSGSMKEKRSAVQAAAVDLIKASNPDDETSVTNFADTSYLDQDFTSDLPRLQSALGQSKTVSGGTALFDTVISAANHLAEASHRNKEVIVVVTDGRDNASAADLSSAIRRVQTANGPVIYSIGLLYDLPGSDARRARHDLQALSDETGGIAFFPASVQEVDRIAAEVSKDIRNQYTIGYRPPSNTSSDGYRTIAVQAASSSHRDLVVRTRKGYLRTKASTSNN, from the coding sequence GTGGAACACTTTCGTCCTTGGTTGCGAAAGACGCTGTTGATTGCTTCATTGGTGCAGTTTTCGTTCGCACAGGCTGTTACTCCTGCTCCAGAGGCCGCAGGATCTTCACCGACGTACCTGCTGCACCAGAATGTTGAAGAGGTGCTGCTCTACTGCACGGTGCTTGACCATCAGGGCAACCTTGTCACCGACCTCGAGCGCTCCGCATTCAAGGTGGCCGAAGACAAGGCGTCTGTCGCCATCACCCACTTCGACCACAGGGATGTCCCGGTCTCACTCGCGCTGGTTCTCGACGGCTCGGGTTCCATGAAGGAGAAGCGTTCGGCTGTGCAGGCGGCTGCCGTCGATCTCATCAAGGCGTCGAACCCCGACGACGAGACCTCCGTGACGAACTTCGCCGACACAAGCTACCTCGACCAGGACTTCACAAGCGATCTACCTCGATTGCAGTCGGCTTTAGGGCAGAGCAAAACGGTCTCCGGTGGAACCGCGTTGTTCGATACCGTCATCTCGGCGGCAAACCACCTGGCCGAAGCCTCACACCGGAACAAAGAGGTCATCGTGGTGGTGACGGACGGACGGGACAACGCTTCTGCCGCCGACCTTTCCTCCGCGATCCGTCGTGTGCAGACTGCGAACGGCCCGGTCATCTACAGCATCGGCCTGCTGTACGACCTGCCGGGCTCGGACGCACGGCGGGCGCGTCATGATCTGCAGGCCCTTTCGGACGAGACCGGCGGCATCGCCTTCTTTCCTGCCTCGGTGCAGGAGGTCGACAGGATCGCCGCCGAGGTCTCAAAGGATATTCGCAACCAATACACCATCGGCTACCGGCCTCCGTCCAACACATCGAGTGATGGATATCGGACGATCGCCGTGCAGGCGGCTTCCTCAAGCCACCGCGACCTGGTCGTCCGGACACGTAAGGGATACCTTCGCACAAAGGCTTCCACCTCCAACAACTAG
- a CDS encoding acyltransferase family protein — protein sequence MDNPNSQVTESILETPVKDFDTMRKMRAEPLLVSSRTAQVGWHVFVDNVRFWSMLAIIAIHATGAFDLVNAPSSWKDALKVPLKFGTVGFFLISGFLLGERLQTSRRTHYFGRRVKKVFLPWLIWVTVFITYTISLDLLHHRFVLSLHNLLPVLFGRLRDCLLSTSFWFVPNLLLALLVLLALRRYLYDIRLGLVLLAVHLFYVVNIYRLWIPSSHLEALFGFVFDLWLGSFASKHIVKMTQWISEISLNTMVALTLVSLTMAYAETLLLVHLHSVDPSNTLRFTNQIYSIMVVLFLMKIPTASWPRFVNVRRDTFGLYLTHSIVMDLCCKACRRIPPFLTARLHMNQGEEGVFLWILVLVLTYTGSLLITRVLASSPETQWLVGAEFPVPTPRHFPRFLQLGRFSSLTLRKARTFMTVRSDER from the coding sequence ATGGATAACCCGAACTCACAGGTAACAGAATCGATCCTCGAAACACCCGTGAAAGACTTCGACACCATGCGCAAGATGCGTGCGGAGCCATTGCTTGTTTCGTCTCGAACTGCTCAAGTGGGATGGCATGTTTTTGTTGATAACGTTCGCTTCTGGTCTATGCTTGCGATCATCGCAATACATGCCACCGGCGCATTTGATCTTGTCAATGCGCCTTCTTCATGGAAAGATGCACTGAAAGTTCCATTGAAGTTCGGAACTGTTGGATTCTTTCTCATCTCCGGCTTCCTCCTTGGGGAGCGTCTTCAAACAAGCCGCCGAACCCACTATTTCGGTCGACGCGTCAAGAAGGTTTTTCTTCCATGGCTCATCTGGGTGACGGTATTCATTACCTACACAATAAGCCTTGATCTCCTTCACCATCGATTTGTACTAAGCCTGCACAACCTGCTACCTGTCCTATTTGGTCGATTGAGGGATTGCCTGCTTTCGACATCATTCTGGTTCGTTCCAAATCTGCTGCTTGCACTTCTTGTTCTGCTTGCATTGCGTCGATACCTGTACGATATCCGTCTTGGATTGGTTCTTTTGGCCGTTCACCTGTTTTATGTAGTGAACATCTACAGACTGTGGATACCTAGCTCGCATCTCGAAGCTCTGTTCGGGTTCGTCTTTGATCTGTGGCTAGGCTCGTTCGCTTCAAAGCACATCGTCAAAATGACCCAATGGATAAGCGAAATCTCACTCAACACGATGGTTGCGCTGACGCTTGTAAGCCTGACAATGGCCTACGCGGAAACACTGTTGCTCGTACATCTACATTCCGTCGATCCCAGCAACACACTCCGATTCACCAATCAAATCTACTCCATCATGGTCGTTCTTTTCTTGATGAAGATCCCCACCGCGAGCTGGCCACGCTTTGTGAACGTGCGCCGCGATACGTTCGGCCTGTACCTAACACACAGCATTGTCATGGACCTATGTTGTAAAGCTTGTCGCAGGATTCCGCCTTTCCTCACAGCGCGACTCCATATGAATCAGGGGGAGGAAGGGGTGTTTCTTTGGATTTTGGTATTGGTCTTGACATATACGGGGTCGCTGCTCATTACCCGCGTGCTCGCATCCTCGCCAGAGACACAGTGGCTCGTTGGCGCCGAATTCCCTGTGCCCACCCCAAGGCATTTTCCGCGGTTCCTTCAGCTAGGCCGCTTCTCCTCGCTCACCCTGCGGAAAGCAAGAACTTTTATGACAGTTCGTAGCGATGAAAGATAG